Proteins from a genomic interval of Thunnus thynnus chromosome 5, fThuThy2.1, whole genome shotgun sequence:
- the LOC137183820 gene encoding zona pellucida sperm-binding protein 4-like: protein MAMKLICGCLLALALLGCLTDAQYFQKPQQPQKPQPPQQPQKPQPRPQPIPLPAQKPQQPVPQPYPLPAQKPQQPVPQPYPLPAQKPQQPVPQPYPLPAQKPQQPIVPSETFHTCEVEEHYKIQCGSHNIGASECEAINCCFDGRMCYYGKSVTLQCTKDAQFIVVVARDATLPNIDLESVTFLGNDQNCNPVGTTSAFAIYQFPVTACGTVMTEEPGVVIYENRMSSLYEVAIGPYGAITRDSHFELLCQCRYTGTSVEAVVVEVGLVPPPPPVAAPGPLRVELRLANGQCHAKGCVEEEVAYSSFYLDSDYPVIKVLRDPVYVEVRILERTDPNLVLTLGRCWATADPYPHSLPQWDLLIDGCPYRDDRYLTSLVPVGASSGLMYPTHHRRFIFKMFTFVATGPANPGKGGATYPGKGGASYPGKGGAADPEAMTPLKEKIYIHCDAAVCQPSLGNTCEPRCFRKRRDIAASAKGGNRAETTLVSSQELVIVDPDTEIQ from the exons ATGGCAATGAAGTTGATTTGTGGTTGTCTTCTGGCACTTGCCCTGCTTGGCTGTCTGACTGATGCTCAATATTTCCAGAAGCCCCAGCAGCCCCAGAAGCCCCAGCCACCTCAGCAGCCCCAGAAGCCTCAGCCTCGGCCTCAGCCTATTCCTCTGCCGGCCCAGAAGCCCCAACAGCCTGTTCCTCAGCCGTATCCTCTGCCGGCCCAGAAGCCCCAACAGCCTGTTCCTCAGCCGTATCCTCTGCCGGCCCAGAAGCCCCAACAGCCTGTTCCTCAGCCGTATCCTCTGCCGGCCCAGAAGCCCCAACAGCCTATAGTGCCTTCAGAAACATTTCACACTTGTGAAGTAGAAGAGCATTACAAGATTCAGTGTGGCTCTCACAACATCGGTGCTTCAGAATGTGAGGCTATAAATTGCTGCTTTGATGGACGCATGTGCTACTATGGCAAATCTG tgaCTCTTCAGTGTACCAAGGACGCCCAGTTCATTGTGGTGGTGGCCAGAGATGCCACTCTACCTAACATTGACTTGGAGTCAGTTACTTTCCTTGGAAATGATCAAAACTGCAACCCTGTTGGCACCACTTCAGCTTTTGCCATCTACCAATTCCCTGTCACCGCCTGCGGCACTGTCATGACG GAGGAGCCTGGTGTTGTAATCTACGAGAACAGGATGTCCTCCTTATATGAAGTTGCAATTGGACCATATGGCGCCATTACCAGGGATAGCCACTTTGA actTCTTTGCCAGTGTAGATATACTGGCACCTCAGTTGAGGCTGTGGTCGTTGAGGTTGGCCTGGTTCCTCCACCACCCCCAGTTGCAGCTCCTGGACCCCTTCGTGTGGAGCTCAGGCTGGCCAATGGACAGTGTCATGCCAAGGGTTGTGTCGAAG aGGAGGTGGCCTACAGCTCCTTTTACCTGGATTCTGATTACCCTGTCATAAAGGTGCTCAGGGATCCTGTGTACGTTGAGGTCCGAATCCTGGAGAGGACTGATCCCAACCTTGTCTTGACTCTTGGAAGATGCTGGGCAACTGCTGACCCCTACCCCcacagtcttcctcagtggGACTTGCTGATTGATGG CTGCCCCTACCGAGATGATCGCTACTTGACATCCCTGGTTCCTGTGGGTGCCTCATCAGGACTCATGTACCCAACCCACCACAGGCGTTTCATTTTCAAGATGTTCACTTTTGTAGCTACTGGACCTGCCAATCCCGGCAAGGGAGGAGCTACCTATCCTGGCAAGGGAGGAGCTTCCTATCCCGGCAAGGGAGGAGCTGCAGATCCAGAGGCCATGACTCCTCTCAAGGAAAAG ATATATATCCACTGCGACGCAGCTGTGTGCCAGCCCTCTCTTGGAAATACTTGCGAACCTAGATGCTTCAGAAAGA GGAGAGATATTGCTGCTTCTGCCAAGGGAGGCAACAGAGCCGAGACCACTCTGGTTAGCAGTCAGGAGCTTGTCATCGTTGACCCAGACACGGAAATTCAGTAA